The following is a genomic window from Coriobacteriia bacterium.
CGTGCTGGCGTTCGGCTGGCGATTCGTCGAGGGTCGCCTTGAGGCTGCGAAGCGACTCGACACCCTGACCGCAACGCTCGCGGAGACGGACGCCGCGATGGGCGTCGTGGACGCGGCGGTTACGGCACCCCTCGATCCCGGCACCGCGCAGCGCGTCAGGGACGGCGAAATGCGGGTCTCCGACACCAAGGCCATACTTGCCGGGGTGGCTGATTCGCTCGCCGCCGAGAAGGAGCACCTCAACGAGGACGAGCAGCGCAAGGCCAACCTCGCCCTCACGGTCGTGACGATGCGCCTCGCGGCGCTCGGCGCGGCGGAGTCTGCGCTTGCGGATGCCCTCTCGGCCAGCGAGACCACAGCGACTGCAGGCGGGTCGCTCGCGACCGAATCTGCGAGCGCGTATCGTGCGGCTCGGGACAAGGCGCTCGAGGCATACACGGCGCTCAAGGAGTTGTAGCGCCGGACACACAAAGCGTCGCCCCGCTCGGGGGTGACTCGCGAAGGGGGAGCACGTGGACGCAACTGAGTTCTGGTCCGGATGGTGGTGGCCGGCAGCAACGGCGCTTCTGGGCTTCGTGTTCACATGGCTCGTGTTCAAGCAGTGGCTCGGTCGTCGCAAGCCACACCAGCTCGCATGGACCGTGGGCCTGCTCATGTACGCGGTCGCGGCCCTCATGGAATCGGTGTCCGAACTCATGGGAGTGTGGAATCCCACCGTCTACCGCTTCTACATTGTGCTGGCCGCGTCGATGGTGGGCTATCTCGGCCTGGGGTCGTATTACCTGCTTGCGAAGAAGAAGACCGGCCCGCGGATCTACCTCGCGTTCCTGCTCGTGTGCGAGGTCATCTTCGTTTGGGGCGTCTTCACGACCGAGCTGCGCATGGAGAAGCTGGTGCCCGGCATCACGGTAGGCGGGCAAGCGCTCGGCTCGGCTGGCTCGTTCCCCCGCATCATGTCGCTGCCGTTCAACATCACAGGCACGCTGTTCCTGTTGGGTGGCGCGCTCATCTCGGTGTGGCGCTTCGCTCGCAAGCGTGAGTTCGCGTATCGCATGTGGGCCAACGTGCTCATCGCGATCGGCACGCTGTGTATCGCGGTCGCCGGTAGCATGGCGCGCGCGGGCGTCACCGCCGGTCTTTACCCCGCCGAGATGGTCGCCTCGGCGATCCTGCTCGCGGGCTTCTTGATGGCAGGCACGCTGGACAAGGGCGTCAAGGAGTCGATTGCCGCTGGTCAGGAGCGCCGAGCGAGAGCGGCGGCTGCGATCACCGATGATGCCGCCGGGACAACGCCCGACGAGGCCTAGTTCTCGTCGTAGCCGCTCGCGAGCGCCGCGAGCGCGCGCATGTCGAGCACGGTGACCGTCTGGCCCGAGACGTCCATGATGCCGTCGTCGCGCAGTTTGGCGAACGCGCGAGACAGAGTTTCCGGCACGGTTCCGAGCGCCATCGCGAGCTCGCCCTTCTTCATGCCGAGCCCCACTTCGAGACCGTTGGGTGTCGCGCGGCCGGCCTGCAGCGAGCGCTGGAAGACGAATCGGGCGACGCGTCCGGGCACGTCGAGCGCGAGAGTGCTCACGACGCTCGTGAAGTTCACGACGCGGTTCGAGAGATTGACCACGAGTGAGCGCGCGACCTGCGGCTCATCGGCCAGCATCTCGAAGAGCGCCTCGGTGGGCAGCGTCGCGATCGTCGCCGGGGTGGCGGCGTCGATGTTGGCGGGGTAGCGCGCACCGGCCAGGGCGGCCACAGCTGCGAGCGGCTCGCCTGACTCCACTGTCTCGAACGTGATCTGCCGGCCGTCAGCGCCCAGATAGTACACGCGCGCCTTGCCCGATATCAGCACGCCGAACTCCTCGGCGGCTTCGCCCTCGCGAGCGAGCGTGGTGCCTCGGGTGACCTCGCGCACGGTCGCGCGTCGCGCGAGCTTCTCGACCGCCTCGTTGGAAGCGGCAAGCCACAGCCGGCACGCTCGCAGCGCCGCGTATACGTCGGGACGGATGTCGTCGGAAGCGCCCATTCGGATCCTCGTCTGCAGTGGGTGAGTCGCTCAACAATACCGCGCTCGGGGGAGATCCCGCTATTTGTGACTTTTCTTGTCGCATTTGACTCGCGTCAAGGTTTGGAGTCGCCCGCCTTCGTAGTGTGTGCCATGCCCGCAGGTCGCAGGTGAGCGAAAGGCACGGATGTGAACGAGCGGTTCGCCGAGAAGATGAACGACGCCGAGGTCGTGCGCGACACACGCACCCTCGCCGACTTCGTCCAGATCTGGTGCGATGGGCACCACGGTGATCGCGATCGACACGCACCGACGACCGACGGAGCGGTTCTGGGCATCTACCGCAAGAAGCTCGTG
Proteins encoded in this region:
- a CDS encoding Crp/Fnr family transcriptional regulator, translated to MGASDDIRPDVYAALRACRLWLAASNEAVEKLARRATVREVTRGTTLAREGEAAEEFGVLISGKARVYYLGADGRQITFETVESGEPLAAVAALAGARYPANIDAATPATIATLPTEALFEMLADEPQVARSLVVNLSNRVVNFTSVVSTLALDVPGRVARFVFQRSLQAGRATPNGLEVGLGMKKGELAMALGTVPETLSRAFAKLRDDGIMDVSGQTVTVLDMRALAALASGYDEN